One segment of Campylobacter hominis ATCC BAA-381 DNA contains the following:
- a CDS encoding lipid-binding SYLF domain-containing protein, producing the protein MKKLFFTAVLLLFGINVANADVAANQELYAASNVISSFAHDNNFSIPADKVLNAKAVAILTDVKRSAAVVSTQYGDGVFSVKDENGNWSAPLFIKYRGFGVGVQAGYETSDIVMLFQTTKSYQDIFNGTDTLELNVAGSVVEGKRGGAATDLPDISAWIVSPGEVTGVYLGVSLDIGRITIDDQLTNDFYDRIYDYEDILNDSPRDNKYSKIFKSTLKKYLNDNRYYGKIQNKPAGWPKTVPVVNK; encoded by the coding sequence ATGAAAAAATTATTTTTCACTGCTGTTTTGCTTCTTTTCGGTATAAATGTAGCAAATGCCGATGTAGCAGCAAATCAAGAACTTTATGCTGCATCAAATGTAATCAGTTCATTTGCACATGACAACAATTTCTCAATTCCTGCAGATAAAGTATTAAATGCTAAAGCGGTTGCAATTTTAACGGATGTAAAAAGAAGTGCAGCTGTAGTTTCAACTCAATACGGAGATGGAGTTTTCAGTGTAAAAGATGAAAACGGAAACTGGTCTGCACCTCTTTTTATAAAATACCGCGGCTTTGGAGTTGGAGTTCAGGCAGGATATGAAACAAGTGATATTGTAATGTTGTTTCAAACAACAAAATCTTATCAAGATATATTTAACGGTACCGACACACTTGAACTTAATGTAGCAGGAAGCGTTGTAGAAGGTAAAAGAGGAGGAGCGGCTACAGATTTACCTGATATTTCAGCCTGGATTGTAAGTCCTGGAGAAGTAACAGGAGTTTATCTTGGTGTATCTCTTGATATAGGAAGAATTACAATTGATGATCAGCTTACAAATGATTTTTATGATAGAATTTATGATTATGAAGATATCTTAAATGATTCTCCAAGAGACAACAAATACTCTAAAATTTTCAAATCTACTCTTAAAAAATATTTGAATGACAACAGATATTACGGAAAAATTCAAAATAAACCTGCAGGCTGGCCGAAAACTGTCCCTGTTGTAAATAAATAA
- a CDS encoding response regulator transcription factor translates to MNRILVLEDENMLNEMICDFLVANHFEVKSTKSYNEALDLAYEQNFDLWIFDVKIIGGNGFKLLDELRKSGKNTPCIFTTSLNDINDLNKGFLSGCDDYLKKPFELAELLLRINNLLRRNFAHKNSHIEKLCDGLAFDIYEKRLFKNGEPVNLSKKEMTLLTLLLQKKNKSVSREEIYSAVWDIDEMPSELSLRVYIRNLRKIFGKHIVSISKVGYSYVV, encoded by the coding sequence TTGAACAGAATTCTTGTTTTAGAAGATGAAAATATGCTAAATGAGATGATTTGCGATTTTTTAGTCGCAAATCATTTTGAAGTAAAAAGTACTAAAAGCTATAATGAAGCGCTTGATTTGGCTTATGAACAAAATTTTGACTTATGGATATTTGATGTCAAAATAATCGGCGGAAACGGTTTTAAACTTTTGGACGAGCTTCGTAAAAGCGGGAAAAATACGCCTTGTATTTTTACAACTTCATTAAACGATATAAATGATTTAAATAAGGGTTTTTTATCAGGATGCGACGATTATCTTAAAAAGCCTTTTGAATTGGCTGAACTTTTACTCCGCATAAACAATCTTTTGAGACGAAATTTTGCACACAAAAACTCACATATTGAAAAACTGTGCGATGGACTTGCTTTTGATATTTATGAAAAAAGATTGTTTAAAAACGGTGAGCCTGTAAATTTATCAAAGAAGGAAATGACTCTTTTGACTCTTCTTTTACAGAAAAAAAATAAAAGTGTAAGTAGAGAAGAAATTTATAGCGCAGTTTGGGATATTGATGAAATGCCAAGCGAATTAAGTCTTCGTGTTTATATCAGAAATTTGCGAAAAATTTTCGGAAAACACATTGTATCTATATCAAAGGTCGGTTACAGCTATGTCGTTTAA
- a CDS encoding DUF1104 domain-containing protein, with product MRKSFLILVCALATSLCAADFSGKSSDELIKSLNTKDPVVFADAMFELRKRVGEQNKIIFKMRSAMCEQMSSKTPEERFKFKGEVHKAMSDKIEKLSSGEKAEFFENMGFSKNMKNNKNCGCNFDMMNDMMNNCARANDCRKMPKFK from the coding sequence ATGAGAAAATCTTTTTTAATTTTAGTATGTGCTTTGGCGACTTCGCTTTGTGCTGCGGATTTCAGCGGAAAAAGCAGTGATGAACTTATAAAATCTTTAAACACAAAAGATCCTGTAGTTTTTGCCGATGCAATGTTCGAGCTTCGCAAACGAGTTGGCGAACAAAATAAAATTATTTTCAAAATGCGTAGCGCAATGTGTGAACAGATGAGTTCAAAAACACCAGAAGAGCGCTTTAAATTTAAAGGCGAAGTTCATAAAGCGATGAGCGATAAAATAGAAAAACTCAGCTCAGGTGAAAAAGCCGAATTTTTTGAAAATATGGGCTTTTCAAAAAATATGAAAAACAATAAAAATTGCGGATGTAATTTTGATATGATGAATGATATGATGAACAATTGTGCGCGTGCAAATGATTGTAGGAAGATGCCAAAATTCAAGTAA
- a CDS encoding YigZ family protein yields the protein MKIVCEKFSVINEIKKSKFIAVICPFDDFKAELKNLQKAHIKATHIVWAYRYLNEFNQIVENQNDDFEPKNSAGIPCLNALRGSELINTAIFVIRYFGGIKLGIGGIVRAYSSSANLAIKSAILKKFEIKKELKFFAPFSEISKIEYFFKMRNIEILKKFNEKGAEISAFLNETEALKFKNFSEKLIIEIS from the coding sequence TTGAAGATAGTTTGTGAAAAATTCAGTGTCATTAATGAGATTAAAAAATCAAAATTTATTGCCGTTATTTGCCCGTTTGATGATTTTAAAGCAGAGTTAAAAAATCTGCAAAAAGCTCACATCAAAGCAACTCACATTGTTTGGGCGTATAGATATTTAAACGAATTCAATCAAATCGTTGAAAATCAAAATGATGACTTTGAGCCCAAAAATAGTGCCGGAATACCCTGCTTAAATGCTTTAAGAGGAAGCGAGCTTATCAATACGGCTATTTTTGTAATTAGATATTTCGGTGGAATTAAACTTGGAATAGGCGGAATTGTCAGAGCATATTCAAGCAGTGCAAATCTTGCTATAAAATCCGCAATTCTTAAAAAATTTGAAATAAAAAAAGAATTGAAATTTTTTGCGCCGTTTAGTGAAATTTCAAAAATTGAATATTTTTTTAAAATGCGAAATATTGAAATTTTAAAAAAATTTAATGAAAAAGGAGCTGAAATTTCAGCATTTTTAAATGAAACGGAAGCTTTAAAATTTAAAAATTTCAGTGAAAAATTAATAATTGAAATTTCATAA
- a CDS encoding sodium-dependent transporter has translation MNEKFSKIGFILAVAGGAVGLGNAFKFPTLVGSSGGSAFVFLYLILTLTIGFSVFLAEMAMGRLSGKDPVNAYKILAPKNGDKWKFAGFFMIAGIFVLAFYLIILGWVIRYIAVSFASLPSTTALAGENFENFITNSFKANLFFYLIAFLSTFAVVARGIKSGIEKLNIYMMPLLFILLLIMLIYSCFMDGFSKAAVFLFTPDFSKIDFSVVLNALGLAFFTLCIGIGCITTYAANLGESANIVKSSISIVFINILIGLMVGLVVFTFVFEFDANPGEQGVGLVFVSLTSLFAKLGFIGNVLAVLFFISLFFAGITSAISMIEPFVFYLINSYKISRLKAVIISAIGVFVLSLSALLSIQKDAGATFTFFGKSFFDILDFVSQNLMLPLGAMMTTIFVGFIMRKTDLKRLYTTEMGEKGFTIWINFLRFVVPICIIIIFINQIWG, from the coding sequence GAAGCAGTGGCGGAAGCGCTTTTGTATTTTTATATTTAATTCTTACGCTTACTATCGGTTTTAGCGTATTTTTAGCAGAAATGGCGATGGGAAGATTAAGCGGCAAGGATCCCGTGAATGCTTATAAAATTCTTGCGCCGAAAAATGGCGATAAATGGAAATTCGCAGGATTTTTTATGATTGCAGGAATTTTTGTTTTGGCGTTTTATTTGATAATTTTGGGTTGGGTTATAAGATATATCGCCGTTTCATTTGCAAGTTTGCCTAGCACGACAGCTTTAGCCGGAGAAAATTTTGAAAATTTCATTACAAACTCATTTAAAGCAAATCTGTTTTTTTATTTAATTGCATTTTTATCTACATTTGCAGTCGTTGCGCGTGGTATAAAAAGCGGAATTGAAAAACTGAATATTTATATGATGCCGCTACTTTTCATACTTTTACTTATTATGTTGATTTATTCCTGCTTTATGGACGGTTTTAGCAAAGCTGCAGTTTTTTTATTTACGCCTGATTTTTCAAAGATTGATTTCAGTGTAGTTTTAAATGCGCTTGGACTTGCATTTTTTACTCTTTGCATAGGAATCGGCTGTATTACGACATACGCGGCAAATCTTGGCGAAAGCGCAAATATCGTAAAAAGTTCAATAAGCATTGTTTTTATAAATATTTTAATCGGTCTTATGGTAGGACTTGTTGTTTTCACATTTGTTTTTGAATTTGACGCGAATCCGGGCGAACAAGGTGTAGGACTCGTTTTTGTAAGTTTAACCAGCCTTTTTGCAAAACTTGGATTTATCGGCAACGTTCTAGCGGTTTTATTTTTTATTTCGCTGTTTTTTGCAGGCATTACATCGGCAATTTCGATGATTGAGCCTTTTGTATTTTATCTTATAAACTCTTATAAAATTTCGCGCCTAAAAGCCGTCATAATTTCGGCAATAGGCGTATTTGTATTAAGTTTGAGTGCGCTTTTATCCATACAAAAAGACGCCGGAGCCACATTCACATTTTTTGGCAAAAGTTTTTTTGATATTTTAGATTTTGTAAGTCAAAATTTGATGCTTCCGCTTGGAGCGATGATGACAACTATATTTGTAGGATTTATAATGCGAAAAACAGATTTAAAAAGACTTTACACGACTGAAATGGGCGAAAAAGGCTTTACAATTTGGATAAATTTTTTAAGATTTGTCGTGCCTATTTGTATAATTATTATTTTTATAAATCAAATTTGGGGCTAA
- the galU gene encoding UTP--glucose-1-phosphate uridylyltransferase GalU, with protein sequence MIQTCLFPAAGYGTRFLPATKSLPKEMLPILTKPLIHYGVDEAMEAGMSNMAFVTGRGKRALEDYFDKSYELEDQISGSNKEKLLSEIRDLMKKCTFSFTRQESMKGLGNAIYTGRILTRDEAFGVILADDLCVNENGEGILAQMVKIYEKYRCSIVAVMEVPKEKISSYGVVNGKFIEDNVMMINQMVEKPNPADAPSNLAIIGRYILTPDIFEILEQTKPGKNGEIQITDALMTQAKNGIVIAYKFQGRRFDCGSLDGFVEATNYFYEKIHAKK encoded by the coding sequence ATGATACAAACTTGCTTATTTCCAGCCGCAGGTTATGGCACAAGATTTTTACCTGCAACTAAATCTTTACCTAAAGAAATGTTGCCGATTCTTACAAAACCGTTAATTCACTACGGTGTTGATGAAGCGATGGAAGCAGGAATGAGTAATATGGCATTTGTTACAGGGCGTGGAAAGCGCGCATTGGAAGACTATTTTGATAAAAGTTATGAACTTGAAGATCAAATTTCAGGCTCAAACAAAGAGAAATTATTATCAGAAATTAGAGATCTGATGAAAAAATGTACATTTTCTTTTACTCGTCAGGAGAGTATGAAAGGGCTTGGAAATGCTATTTATACTGGTAGAATTTTAACACGCGACGAAGCTTTCGGTGTGATTTTAGCGGATGATTTATGTGTAAATGAAAACGGCGAAGGGATACTTGCTCAAATGGTAAAAATTTACGAAAAATATCGCTGTTCCATAGTAGCGGTAATGGAAGTGCCGAAAGAAAAAATTTCAAGTTACGGTGTAGTAAATGGAAAATTTATCGAAGATAATGTGATGATGATAAATCAAATGGTGGAAAAACCAAATCCTGCAGATGCACCGTCAAATCTTGCAATAATAGGCAGATATATTTTAACTCCTGATATTTTTGAAATTTTAGAGCAAACAAAGCCTGGAAAAAATGGTGAAATACAAATCACTGACGCGCTTATGACACAAGCAAAAAACGGAATTGTAATAGCATATAAATTTCAAGGTCGAAGATTTGATTGCGGAAGTTTAGATGGTTTTGTAGAAGCTACAAACTATTTTTATGAGAAAATTCATGCTAAAAAATGA
- the pgp3 gene encoding peptidoglycan metallopeptidase Pgp3, with protein sequence MNKLLILIIFVTNLFSLEIKNGDVLILKAPKEITGELYLDKKRIFWIADPNDKNQNIAILAANYRQKNDMVAKSFVNGKTETEILKLIKGNYKSEELKVEPKKVNPPKSALIRIKKELDEANKIYAVTEKKYFFNAPFIIPLSSYITSNFGNARTFNGNLKSYHSGIDYRAVIGTEIIASNDGIVRIAKDRYYAGNSVVIDHGGGIFSQYYHLSKISVQPNERVNRGQIIGLSGQSGRVTGPHLHFGIAINGISVNPLSFIEQFNSLVFER encoded by the coding sequence GTGAATAAATTACTGATTTTAATTATTTTTGTAACGAATTTGTTTTCTTTGGAAATAAAAAACGGAGACGTGCTTATTTTAAAAGCTCCAAAAGAAATTACCGGCGAACTTTATTTAGATAAAAAAAGAATTTTTTGGATTGCCGATCCTAACGATAAGAATCAAAATATAGCCATTTTGGCTGCTAACTATCGTCAAAAAAATGATATGGTTGCTAAAAGCTTTGTTAACGGAAAAACTGAAACTGAAATTTTAAAACTTATAAAAGGAAACTATAAAAGCGAAGAATTAAAAGTTGAGCCAAAAAAGGTAAATCCGCCAAAAAGCGCACTTATTCGCATAAAAAAAGAACTTGACGAAGCAAATAAAATTTATGCTGTAACTGAAAAAAAATATTTTTTTAATGCGCCGTTTATTATTCCTTTAAGTTCATACATAACATCGAATTTCGGAAATGCCCGCACATTCAATGGAAATTTGAAAAGCTATCATTCAGGAATCGATTACAGAGCCGTTATAGGAACCGAAATAATTGCTTCAAATGACGGAATAGTGCGAATTGCAAAAGATCGATATTACGCAGGAAATTCTGTAGTCATAGATCATGGTGGTGGAATTTTTTCACAATATTATCATCTAAGTAAAATTTCAGTGCAACCAAACGAGCGTGTAAATCGCGGTCAAATCATCGGGCTTAGCGGGCAAAGCGGGCGTGTTACAGGCCCTCATTTACATTTTGGTATAGCAATAAACGGAATTAGCGTAAATCCATTAAGTTTTATAGAACAGTTTAATTCACTTGTTTTTGAACGATAA
- a CDS encoding sensor histidine kinase — translation MSFKKYGLPIFALYMLTSIILLSFFCYFYYKTSNEKLKIHISKELTSIMGQIAVLAKSDEISTLSFKKIDDAKILIFDITNRNFIKKDFDFDLNSLKFKKHKHAKYFMPNNEQFFINDGEIFLYENLHFNKMKNNYIVLLRSNEYSEEKLEIISKIVTIFLCSILFFLIVSYFIIKLSFRPLIEKINSLNSFIKDTTHEINTPLSVILMSIEMFENYPEKYLSNIKIAAKTLSNLYENLVNLNLKTTQNTLENINVKEILNERIKYFSIMLGEKNLSLNTDLSEVWLKTDEFKFKNIFDNILSNAIKYCAERTEISVILCKNYFEISNFGNEISKEQKSKIFEKFTRFNAEKGGFGIGLSLVKKYCDELGFKISCESKNQKTSFRVKF, via the coding sequence ATGTCGTTTAAAAAATATGGACTTCCAATCTTTGCTCTTTATATGCTTACGAGTATTATTTTACTTTCATTTTTTTGTTATTTTTATTATAAAACTTCAAATGAAAAACTTAAAATTCATATCAGCAAAGAATTAACTTCAATAATGGGTCAAATAGCTGTTTTGGCAAAATCTGACGAAATTTCAACCCTAAGTTTTAAAAAAATTGATGATGCGAAAATTTTAATTTTTGATATAACAAACCGAAATTTCATAAAAAAAGATTTTGATTTTGATTTAAACAGTTTAAAATTTAAAAAGCACAAGCATGCTAAATATTTTATGCCAAACAACGAACAGTTTTTTATAAATGACGGTGAAATTTTTTTATATGAAAATTTACATTTCAATAAGATGAAAAATAATTATATTGTGCTTCTTAGAAGCAATGAATACAGTGAAGAGAAATTGGAAATTATAAGTAAAATCGTAACTATTTTTTTATGCAGCATTTTGTTTTTTTTAATTGTTTCATATTTTATCATTAAACTTTCTTTTAGACCTTTGATAGAAAAAATAAATTCATTAAATTCTTTTATAAAAGACACAACGCACGAGATAAATACTCCGCTTAGCGTGATTTTAATGAGTATTGAGATGTTTGAAAATTATCCTGAAAAATATTTGTCAAATATCAAAATAGCCGCCAAAACACTTTCAAATCTTTATGAAAATTTAGTAAATTTAAATTTAAAAACAACACAAAATACTTTGGAAAATATTAATGTTAAAGAAATTTTAAATGAGCGAATAAAATATTTCAGTATAATGCTCGGTGAAAAAAATCTTAGCTTGAATACTGATTTAAGTGAAGTTTGGTTAAAAACGGACGAGTTTAAGTTTAAAAATATTTTTGATAATATTTTATCGAATGCTATAAAATACTGCGCCGAAAGAACTGAAATTTCTGTAATTTTATGTAAAAATTATTTTGAAATTTCAAATTTCGGAAATGAAATTTCAAAAGAACAAAAATCAAAAATTTTTGAAAAATTTACACGTTTTAATGCTGAAAAAGGCGGTTTTGGAATAGGGCTAAGTTTAGTTAAAAAATACTGCGATGAGCTTGGATTTAAAATTTCATGTGAAAGTAAAAATCAGAAAACTTCGTTTCGCGTAAAATTTTAA